A segment of the Campylobacter vulpis genome:
TACTTACCGCACCATACCTTTGAAAATCAAACATCTTTTTTAGAGCAAGACAGATTTTCGCCCCCTTTAAACGCAAATTTTTTAAAGAAATTTCAAAAATGCTATCTCCATTTAGCACGAAAACTTCTCTCCCCTCGCAAAGCTTTAAAGCCTGTTTTATCGCTCCTCCCGTGCCAAGTGGCTCTTGCTCGATACTATATTTTATCTTTATACCTAAAAACTCATTTTTAAAATGCTCTTGTATCACTTCATATTTGTAAGAAACGGCTAAAACTACACTTTTAACGCCCTGTTTTTTCAAATATTCAAAGATAAATTCCAAAAAAGGCTTCCCCCCCACAGCCGCCATAGGCTTAGGCACATCTTTTACCACAGCCCTAAGCCTCGTGCCAAGCCCTCCACAAAGGACGATAGCCTCCACTAAAAGCCCTTACCAAAAAGCTCCTCCTCCACTATCGCACATAAAATATGCTCAATGACAAGGTGGGCTTCTTGTATGCGTGGAGTGCAAGAACTTGGCACTTTGATACAATAATCACACAACTCATTCATCACTCCGCCACTTGCTCCTGTAAGTCCTACGCTTAAAATTCCCTTTTGCCTACACACTTTCAAAGCTTCTAAGATATTTTTAGAATTTCCGCTCGTTGAAATTCCTATAAATACATCTCCGCTTACCCCTTGTGCCTCAAGCTGTCTTGAAAAAAGCTTTTCATAACCATAGTCATTACCTATGGCAGTTAATATACTCGTATCCGTTGTAAGTGCAAGGCTTGGAATGCCGGGTCTATCAAAATAAAAGCGACTCACAAATTCCCCCGCCATATGCTGTGCGTCCGCTGCACTTCCGCCATTTCCTGCAATGAGAGTTTTTTTACCATTTTGATACGCTTTAATCAGCTCTCTTGCGACCTTTTCTATAAGGGAGATTAGCTCTTCGTCCCTTAAAATTTGCTCCTTTACTCTCAAACTCTCTTCAAAATGATTTTTAATATACGCCTTCATACTCTCCACGATTTTACTCCTTCTTTAATAAATGAAAAATTTGCTACATAGCCACCTTGCTTGTTTAAAAGCTCACAAAGGCGGTATTTTTGCGTTGGCTCACAGAGGAAAAACATAAAGCCTCCAGCCCCAGCACCGCTTGTTTTCCCACTATAAGCACCATTACTCACAGCTAGATGATAAATTCTTTCAAGCTCGTCATTACTCACTATCTCACTTATAGTCTTTTTACTTCTCCAACTTCGCTCTAAAATTTCGCCAAGCCTCTTAAAATCTGCTCTAAACAAAGCCTCTTTCATATCAATGGCGTCTTGTTTGATGCTATGCATCGCTTCAAGACTTTTTGAATCTCCTAATTTACCCTTTTTATGCTCCTCTATGTCCTTAGCCTCTCTTGTGATGTTGGTAAAATAAAGCACCACCCTACTTTCTAACTCACTCACAATGTAATTTCTAATACGCAAGGGATTTACAATCACGCGTTTATCGGCGTAAAATTCCATAAAATTAAAGCCTCCAAAGGTTGCAGCATATTGATCCTGTGCACCGCCGACTATACCTAAATCCTCCCTTTCTATCTCGTAAGCTAATTTTGCGATTTCATACTCGCCTAAGGGCAAATTCAACCACTCTGCATAAGCCTTTAACATACCAACAACTAAGGTCGAACTCCCACCAAGCCCCGAGCCACTAGGCACATCACTATAAGTATGTAAAGAAAAGTTTAAAGGTTTTTTAGCATAATCTTTCACAATACGGTTATAAACAGCTTTGAAAATATCAAGTTTGCCGTCATTTTCTAAGCTTAAACGACTTTCATATTCGCAATACCCACCCGTATCTGGGGAGTCAAAGATGATTTTATTATCCTCTCTTTCTATGAGAGTGCAATGCACAAAAAGCGAAATAGTCGCATTTAAAACATAACCTGTGTAGGTATCGCAGTATAAATTAATGTCCGTCCCCCCGCCAGCAAGTCCTAAGCGAAGGGGAGTTTGTGAGCGTATAGTCGCCATTGTTTTCCTTTATATTTTTGCAATTTTAACAAAAAAAGCTAACCAAATAACTCTAACACCAGTCCAAAAAGACATTTTTTACCCCTCTTTTTTGAAACATTACTATCTTTTCTTTTAAAATTCATAAAAGGTGCCTTTTAATTTATAAAAGAATTTGTATAGAACTTTTATCTTCATTCATATCAAGTCTTTTAGCATTAGAAAGCTCTTCAATTGCAACATCAATTAACAAAAATCCATTTTTATAGTATTAATCACACAAATGAAATTATCTTTTACAAGCAACTCTTTATTTCAAAAAACTTAAATAGTTTTTCATCTGTAGTAAAGCTTGAGAATTTTATTTTCACCTAAATTTACATTTATTTTATAAAACTTTAAAATATAGACCTCTTTAGTCTTTTTTCTTGTTTTTAGTTCTTTAAATCATAGATGTGAAATTTTTACTTTTTCTCATGTATAATGTTTAAGTCATTTTGTTACAAAAATATTTTTCGCATCATTTATAAGTTATCAATAAATTTACTTATTATGTTCATTAGAAATTTTAAAATTTTGTCTACTTAATGTAATTGAATAATCATTTTCAAAATAAAAACAATCTACATAAACTTTTCTTACTGAATATTGATTATCAATCTTTATATTAACATTTTTTTATTAACAAAAATAATTATGTTATATTAAAATCAAAGATTTTAGTTTGATTTTTAAGATTCACAACACCTCTCATATCTATCCTTTTACCTTTTTCTTTGAAGTTATTTAACATCTTGATTTTTATTACAAAAATTTTGAGATGTATCTACATTAGAAAATAATTTATTAATCTCGTCTATACGGTATACACATACCACCTAAGCAAAAGTATCCAATTTACAATTCATTAACATTAAATCCTTTCCATCATCAACTACCGCAAAAAATATTGTTAAGAAACTTATCTGTTTGTATTATGTAAGTATCATAAAAGTTTATTGTTGGTTTTACTATTGTCGAAAGATTACTACTATATAGTTTTTTCCCAAATAATTATAAATTTATTTACTATAAAAATTCAATTGTATTGATTATTCAATTCTCCTAATTAGATGCTTTTTAAAATATTAATAAAAAATTTTTAAATATTGAATATTTTTCCAAATTATATCTATTTTCCATGCTAATAATTTCAGATTTTATTTCAATAATTAATCTAAGAAATTTATTAAATAAAATCGATTTTTCACCATTTTTATAAGTTAATTTCACACACAATACCTTACAATTTAACATTAAAGAAAAAGAAAATTTAAAAGTCTTTGTTAATAGTGATAGCATAGCCTCTCTTGTAGCTTTTTGCAACAGACTTGATGGGCTTATCTCTGTGGATACTGGCATAGTGCATCTTTGTGATATTTTACAAATTCCAAGCCTCATTTTTATCCCAAAACATACTTTTTATAGGTTTAGTGGCGGAAGCTATGGAGGGAAATGTGAAAAATTTTCTCTAGAAAATGGTTATCAAAAAAACTATGCTAAAATTATGCAAATTTTTTATAAAAAAGCAAATCACTTTACTACAAGGATTAAAAATGAAAATTCTATCTAAAATGGCACTAGTTGCTATTATTTCACTTGTAGTGATTTGACACTGATAAATAAATTTTATAATAATTTGTAAAATACCATAAATATTAAGAAATTCTTATTGTAGTGTCGCCAACAAACACTTAAAATTTTAGATAGAAAAAGCTTATCAAATCCCAACGAGTTTACTTATGATAAAAGTATAGATATAATAAAGTTTAAATTTTAGAGTTGCATTGCTCCAAACAGGACTTTTAACCATGAAACAATTCAAGATTTAGGTTCTAATTATAAAAAACTTAACAAAGCTTTTAATTTATTTCTTAAAAAACAATTCAAATGTTAATTACAATATGCAAAGACGGGTAAGAAGAGCCTGTATTTTCATATGTAAAGTCAAAGAAGTTGAAATTATTATTATAGATAAAAGAAAGGAAAATATAATTTGGAGAAAGGTTACTCAAAAATGTTTTGAGAATGAACATTATATTTGGTGTAAGACTATATGATTCATGCTTAAAGAAAAATAAAAAACTTTTAGATTAATACAAGAAGTGATGGTAACAAATTTAATGAATGGAAGAATTTTAGTTCTAAGCTAACATATAACTAAAACCTGCAAATGGCAAGATGCTATAAAAACGATAAAGGAATCCAAATTAATAAAGAAATGGCAGAAAGGAAGGGATTCGAACCCTCGAAAGCTTGCACTTTACACGCGTTCCAGGCGTGCTCCTTCAACCGCTCGGACACCTTTCTATGATAAGAAAGAAAATTATAGCTAAAAATTTTATAAAATCAGCCAAATTTTAGTAAAAAAAGATATAATTACACTTTCACAAGTCAGGGTAGCTCAGCTGGTTAGAGCGCTGGTCTCATAAGCCGGAGGTCGGGAGTTCAAGTCTCCCCCTTGACACCAAAATAATCCCACGCTACTTTAATGATAGTCGCTCCCACAACAACTAAAAATAACACTTTAATAAATTTCCCATTTGTTTTTAGCACAAGCTTTGAGCCTAAAAACGCCCCTAAAACCTGCCCCACACCCATTAAAAGTCCCACAAGCCAAAGCACATCATAAAGCCAAAGAAAGATAAAAAGAGCGATAATATTACTTGAAAAATTAAGAATTTTTGTATTAATACTAGCCTTTTTCATATTGAAACCCAAAAATAACACACAGGCAAAAATCCAAAAAGACCCTGTCCCCGGACCCAAAAAGCCATCATAAAAACCTAAAATTAGCCCAAAAATGAGATGAAAAATTTTAATATTGCGAATTTTAGGCTCACTTTCTCTTTTGCCAAGGCTAGGCTTAAAGACTGTGTAAAGAAAGGTAAGACTTAAAAAGATTAAAATAATAAGCTTTAAATGCTCATCTTTAATAAGCAAAACGCTCCAAGTTCCAAAAGCCGCCCCAAGTGCTGTAAAAAACACGCCCCAAGCAAGATGCTGGAGAGTGGTAGAGCGAAAATAAGTCGCTGCTGCTGTGAAAGAGCCAAAAACGCTTTGAAGCTTATTGGTCGCTAAAGCAAGGTGTGGCGGGATACCACTTGCCATAAGAGCTGGGATAGTGATAAGCCCACCTCCACCTACGATAGAATCGATAAAGCCCGCAAAAATAGCCACACAAAAAAGAATCGCATAAACGCTTAACTCAAGCTCCACTAGCTCCCCCCTGCCCTAATCTATAAAGGGCGAAGTCGTATTTAATAGGGTCATTAAAATCATATTCTTTTAATTTTTGCGTGAGTTCTAAAACCGCCTTAAAATCATAGCTTTTACGCTTTAAAAGTCCCAAATTTAACGCCATTTTCTGCGTGTGTGTGTCAAGAGGGATTAATAAATCTTTCGTTGAAATTTGTTTCCAAAGCCCCATATCAAGCTCGTCTTTACGCACCATCCAACGCAAAAACATATTATAACGCTTTAAAGGGGATTTTGGCTCGTTTTGCCAAGCTGTGCCAAAAAAGTGCGTGTAACCTTTACTTGTATAATTATTAATTTGATAAACTAAATTAATGAAATTTTTAATTCCATCAACAAGCTTGCCGCTTTTTTTATAAGGTTTTGTAAAAATTTCCTCTAAATCATAGGCTTTTTTAAGTCTAGCAAAAGTGATGAAAATTTGCTTAATGTCCTCACTTGTTTGAAAGCGGTATTTAAGGTCTTTAACGCCCTCTATAATCTTTTTTTCCTCTTTATCGATGAGAGTAAAATCAAGGCTTTCTAAAAATTTCATAATATTTTTAGCACTTCCATAAGAAAATAAAGCACACATTAAGGCGATATAAGGATCGCTAAATCGTTTAGCCACCTGCAAGGGGTCGGCAAATTCTTTTAAGCCTCTTTCAGTGTTTTTCTCGCTTACAAGGGCATCAAGTTTAGTTTTTAGCAAAGCCTCTCTCTCAATTTTTCATTTTTTTTCATTATAATCCTTATCAAAGAAATTTGAAAAGATTATAATACACTTTTTTAAATTAAGATTTAAGCCCTAGTAAAGTATCAAGCATTTGATCAACCGTTGTTACGATTTTAGCCGCTGCACCGTAGCTTGACTGCCACTGGATAAGTGCGGCTAATTCCTCATTAGTATTTACCCCACTTTTACTTTGATACTCGGCATAAACAGAATTATAAAGAGTCATATTACTTTTATGAATCACATTATTATTTTCCCCATCACTTGCAATTTTTCCTGTAAATTTGCGGTAATACTCCTCCATAGTTAGCTCATCTATTGTGCCGTCTTTATTGTAAAAACTAACCTTTTTATACTGAAGTTGTATGATTTGATTTGCCATATCATTACCACTATCTACGCCGTTTTTACTCGCTCTTACCGTGCTAGGGTCATTTAAAAGACTATCTTTAATTCTAATATCACTCGCATCGCTTCCACTGAAAAAACCCCCCACACTAAAAGCACCAGCAAAATTTGTGCCTTTATCCTCTAAAGAGACCTTAAAGCCACTTTTGGCATTGATTTGAAAAAGTCCGCTATTACTTTTAGAATCGTAAGAAAAACTTGCATTGATGAAATCATCGACATCGTTCCCAGCGTTTTTATCACCATTATCATCTGTGTTAGCATTGATTTGACGCATTAAATCGTCCATCGTTGTCGATACATCGATTGTAATACTCTTTCTAACCTTTTCATTACCTTTTTCATCATAAATGACAATGTCAAAAGTTCCAGCCTGTATCGTCCTATCGTAGTTCATCAAAGGCACATCACCCGTTAAGCCCTCCAAATAATCAGAAGTCGCCGAATTTTTCGCTGAAGCGGCGTAAAGATTATTTGTTTCATTAATCAAAGTTTTAGAAAAGGTATTTAAAGAATCTATATAATTTTGAATAATTCCATTATCATAAGTTCCCTCAAGCTTATCATAATCACGCCCCCTTAAATCAAGCTGTGCCCCGAGCTGACCGCCTTTAAGTTTCGCAGTAAGGTCGTGAATTTTTTCATCTGGAGTTTGATAATAAATACTATAAGATTTATTTTTATCATCATAATCAAGCTTTAAAGGGTGAAAATTCACCCCATCAACGATGGTAAAGCCCTCAACGCTAAGATTGTAATGATGTCCGGGGTCGGTTATAGTTTGCTCAAAGCGATTATCTTGCACAATTTCATTTTTACTTGCTACCGCACTTACAAGTTTAGAAAGTGTAAGTTCAAGCTCATCACGCCTATCTCTCAATTCGTTCGCATGGTCAGTCGGTAAAGCCTCCTCGCCATAAATTTGCTTATTTAAATACGCAATTTCTTCGCCGATTCTATTAATCTCTTCAACGGTTGATTTAATATCATCATTCACTTTTTGTTGAATTTTTTTAAGTGTGCTATGTGCTTCATTAACGCTTTCTGCTAAAGTTTTAGTCGCATTAACAAGGGCGATTTTAGTAGCGTTTTCGTTAGGATTAGACGCAAAGTCGTTCCAAGCTTTATTATAATTTTCTAAATTATTTAAAATCCCTGTATTTTTAAGGTCTGGGAAGCGTTGCGAAATTTCTTCTAAAACCTGACCTAAATAGCCTGTGTATTCTTGCTGTGTGCTAGCATTTTTAAGCTTAAAATAGGCGTGTTCATCGTGAAGTCTCACTATGCTTTCTATTGCCGTTCCTGTGCCAACTTGCACTCCACCTGTGGTAATATAGCCATTTGTCGTTTGTACAACTCTTTGGCGTGTGTAAAAAGTGGCGTTTGCATTTGAGATATTATTACCTGTAGTAGCGATTTGCACTTCGCTAGCTTTTAAGCCTGTAACTCCTGTATGTAAGGTTGCAAAGATACCCATTTCTCACTCCTTTACACTTTCATTTTAAAAATTTCTGGGATATGTTCTTTATCTCCATAAGCATTATTTGTTCCACCATTAATGTCAAACATTGTATTGACTAAGCCGTCTAAAAAATCTTTTACAATGAAGACATATTTGGCGTATTCTTTATTTTTGGTGTGTAGGGTTTGAAGATTTTGCTTGAGTAAGTCAAGCTTTTGCTTATCCTCCTCATCAAGCATTTCGCTAAGTCCTTTTGCAGAGCTGTTATTTAAAGCCACTAAAGCAGCGTCAAGCTCTTTTTTAGCTGTTACAAATTTAGCGATGAGTTCGTTTTTAACCTCGACACTAGGAGCAACCTTGTCGTGTTTGGCAACCTGTATATCTTTAATATCTTCTTCGGTTAATTCTATCATTTCTGTTAAGATAGCATTAACCTCATCTAAGCATTTTTTTAGCATTTTTTCTCCTTTCCTAGTCAAAAAGGAGAAAAAATTTAGATTAAAGAGTCTGCTACCGCCGCTGCTGTGGCTTTTAAATCAACTTGATATGTGCCATTTTTAATTTGCTCAGCTATTTTAGAAACTCTATCGTTTTCCACTTTTTGACTTTGCTCTGTTTTTGCCTCTCTCTCAACCTTGCCGGTGTTATTTAAAGAAGCACTAGCGACATAACTTTGTTGTATAGGATTTATCATTTCTGCCTCCTTGATTTATAATCCTCTACAAACTATATCGACTAAAATTACAAAAACTTAACCCCTCTCTTTCAAAAAATCAAATAATAATTTTGAAAAGCCCATTCCTCCACTTAAAGCCTTACTCATCGTATCGTTATACATAGAAGAATAAATTTCACTACTCGCATCTTTACCAAAAAGTGAATTTTGGTTTTTCAAAGAGATATCTAAAACAGACTTAATCAAAAAAGCTTCAAAAGCGTCTGTTTGCTCCTTTAAAGCCTTTTCTTCATCTGTTTTAGCAATAACCTCATTATCTTGCTCCTTAAAATATGCCGCAAAATTTGCGTCCGCTTTTTGCGAATTTGAGCCTTTAGCCACTTTTTCCAAAAGCACACTAGATCCCATACTATAAGTGCTTAAAAAATGATCTACTTTCATCATATCACCTCTAAGTCTGCATTAATAGCACCTGCACGCTTTAAATTTTCCATTATGGCTATAATGTCATTTGGCGTTGCACCTAACTTGTTTAACATTCTTGCAATATTAGCCACCGTTGTTTTAGGATTTGAAATCCTAAGGGTATTTGAAGTCGGGTCAATCGCACCGCCGTCCTTCATATCAATCTCATTTTGCGCTATGGCATTTTGGTTATTTGGGTCGATTTTTATCGTAATATCCTTATGCGTAATAAGCACAGGCTCAACCTCCACATCAACACCCGCTATCACAGTGCCTGTTCTTTCATCGATGATAACTTTACTTTGCGGAGTATAGGCTATATCTTGCTCTAAAACTCTTGCCATAAATTCCACAGCACTAAATTCTTCTGGTTTATTAAGCTTTATCGTGCGTGAATCAATAGCCTTAGCCACACTTTCATCAAAAACACTATTTAAAACTCTTTCTATATCGTGAGCGGTTTTAAAATCCGCCGTTTTAAGGCTTAGAGTTAAGTCGGTATTTTCATTAAAATTTTGCGGAATTTCTCTTTCAACATTTGCCCCACCCATCACACTTGCCGCTGTGGAGTGTGAGCCTGCTCCGCCCGGTCTAGCTGTTAATCCTCCAGTAGAAAGTGAGCCTTGTGCTATGGCATAAATTTCGCCATCAATACCTCTTAAAGCTGTGAGTAAAAGTGTGCCACCCTGTAAAGATTTCGCATCGCCTAAAGATGAAACCGTGATGTCAAGCTTGTCGCCACTTTTTGCAAAGGCTGGAAGCTTTGCGGTAACCATAACTGCGGCGGTATTTTTAGACTTGATGTCGGCTGGATCGACCTTGATGTTCATACCTTGCAAGAGATTTGAAACAGATTGTAAGGTAAATTTAGAACTTGTGCCATCGCCACTGCCATTAAGTCCTACAACAAGACCATAGCCTATGAGCTGATTGTCTCTAACGCCCACCGTGTTGGCTACTTCCTTAATTGGCACTGCAAAAAGCACCACACTCAAAGCACAAAGGCTTAATAAGAATTTCATAGATTACTCCTTTAATCTTCAACTTAAATCACAAATAAGCAAAAATAGTTCCACTTTTGAAAGAACTTAAAAAAACTGAAATTTAAAGTTTAATTAAGTATTTTTATATATAATTACATTTCTTTATTTTGTGTTGGCCCATTCGTCTAGCGGTTAGGACATCGCCCTTTCACGGCGGTAACACGAGTTCGAGTCTCGTATGGGTCACCACCTCCAAACTTAAGATTTTAAGCAAATATTTTTTAATCAGCTTTTTATCAATTACTGCAAAAGAAAAAATTAAGAGATGTTTTGAAATGTATGAAAGAGAGGAGCTTACTCCTCTCTTTTTTTAATGATCATAAGAAAAGCTAGGCTCGATTTGTTTCTTTTTAGAAAGCTCTTTATACCAGTAGCTATGCAAAATATACACTTCTTCTTCTTCTTTATAGCCACTTACCATAGAATGAATACTGCCTTTAATCGCAAACACAGCCATATAAATATGCACACCAAAAAACACCGCACACACTATGCCTAAAAGATTATGTATAATCGCACTGAGCCTTAAAAGTTCAATATGACTAAGCCCAAAAATACTTTGCACAGGAGCAGAATTAAAGTCTAAGAAATACATAAATCCGCCTGTGAGTATCATTAAAAAGCCTCCAAAAACAGCTATGTAATACCACGATTTCTGCCCGAAATTAAATTTCCCAGCTGGCACGGGCTTTTTTTCCTTGCTTAAATAGCCTCCCACTATCATCAGCCATTTAATATCATAACTTGCTGGAAGCATTCTCTTAATCCACCAAAAAAACATAGGAATAATAGAAATGATAAATAAAATAGTCGCAATGGCGTGCAAATTCTTACACACCCTTACAAAAAGTCCGCCACCAAAAGTCGTTCCAAACATCATAATAAAACCTGTCGGCACTAAAATCACCCACGAAAGTGCAGCGATAAAATGAAAAAGTCGTTCAAAAAGTGAGAAAGCGTAAATTTTCTTTCCTGCGTGAGAGAATTGCTTAGGACCTATGACCATATAATGCAAAGCAAAAGCTGCTAAAACGGCAATCACACTAAGCAAAGCTAAGGTAGCAATATATTCGCCTTGTAAAGTTGTCCAAAGCTTACCAAAAATGTCATAATTTGCAATATTTGTAATACGATTATAATCCCAAATTTGCGTATCTTGCCCCATTCTTTCTTCACCATAGGCAAATAAATTGACAAAACAAAGAACAAGTAAAAAAAGCTTTTTCATAAACGCTCCTTTCCTGTGTAGGCTATTTTCCACTCCATACTTTCGCTTGGAGCTTTAATGCCGTATTTTCTACTTTCCAATCTATGCTGGTAAATTTCCTCTATTTTAGAGGACTCACCTACCAATAAAGCCTTAGTTGAACACATCGCTGCACATACAGGCACTTTACCCTCGGCGATTCTATTTTGTCCGTAAAGCTCTCTTTCTTTTTGCGAATTTGTCGCTTCAGGACCTCCTGCACACATAGTGCATTTATCCATAATGCCCTTATCTCCAAAGACACTACTTTGTGGAAATTGTGGTGCGCCAAAAGGACAAGCATAAAGGCAGTATCCGCACCCTATGCAAATTTCTTTATCGTGCAAAACCACTCCATCGCCTCTAATATAAAAGCAATCCACAGGACACACAATCGCACAAGGTGCATCATCGCAATGCATACAAGAGATAGAAGTCGAAACTTCTCTCCCCTCCTCACCCTCATTAAGTGTAATGACACGGCGGCGGCGTATATTTATAGGTAATTCGTGTGCTTCATCACAAGCGACAGAGCAACCATTGCAATCAATACATCTTTCATTGTCGCAAAAGAATTTCAAGCGTTCTTTTTCTAAATTTGCAAAATTAATCTTACTCATCTTATACTCCGTCTTTTGAAATTCGGCACAAGCCACCCTTAGTTTCTGGAATTTGACACATAATGTCATAACCATAATTTGTTACCGTATTTGCACTTTCTCCACTTGCATAAGGCTTTGTACCTTCAGGAAAATTATGCGTTAAATCCACGCCTTGCATTACGCCTGTAAAGTGGAAAGGAAGGAAAATCATATCTTCAGCTACGCCGTTGTTGATTTTCACACGCACTTTAATCTTCGTGCCCTCAGGCGAATGCACCCATATCATATCGCCTTTTTTAATATTTTCTTGTTGAGCTAATTTTTCATTAATCTCACAAAACATCTCAGGCGTCAGGCGAGTAAGATACATAGAAGCCCTATTTTCCATACCTGCACCGTTCATATTGACAAGACGCGCAGTAACAAGATTAAGAGGAAATTCCTTAGAATAATCCTTAGCCTGCTGCACGGAAATAAATTTCGTATCCACTCTATAAAGAGCTTTTTGGTCTTCAAAGCTAGGATATTTTTGCACCAAATCATTTCTTGGAGAGTGAAGTGGCTCTCTGTGAAGCGGAATTTGATCTTTAAAGGTCCATACCACAGCTCTAGCCTTAGCGTTACCATAAGGCACTATGCCTTTTTCCATACATTTTGTAGCGA
Coding sequences within it:
- the fdh3B gene encoding formate dehydrogenase FDH3 subunit beta; the protein is MSKINFANLEKERLKFFCDNERCIDCNGCSVACDEAHELPINIRRRRVITLNEGEEGREVSTSISCMHCDDAPCAIVCPVDCFYIRGDGVVLHDKEICIGCGYCLYACPFGAPQFPQSSVFGDKGIMDKCTMCAGGPEATNSQKERELYGQNRIAEGKVPVCAAMCSTKALLVGESSKIEEIYQHRLESRKYGIKAPSESMEWKIAYTGKERL